In one window of Paracoccus saliphilus DNA:
- a CDS encoding ABC transporter substrate-binding protein, giving the protein MHPRRLAATALVTTTFMTAPLAAEELRFTLWTGNDAHLAIFNKIAEGFSETHPDVTVSFETIPAADYTQKLTFQLAGGNPPDLGWMFEDVIPGFVEADVVEDLRPALEAAEGYELEDFSEPAMALWSEEDAIHGVPFSTSPFMIYYNKDMFDAAGLETPPELAGKGEWDMEKFREVAATLAEANSGKWGFEFKDGQGYESRILHAIMPAIRVHGGYAWRDGDCGFDEPEAVEAITQLHDMVFEDKSIVPPGEQGDFFSGNSAMTVNQISRASLLADADFEWGIAPLPTGPAGASPIIGQAGIVVFSQSKKQELAKEFVAYMTNPENSEITAEFFPPARHSVLQSDTFIAANELIPGEQMTYVGKAIEEGNVLPSHPRYAQIYAAMKPRMDALWRADADVQASLEAVCTAIEDQL; this is encoded by the coding sequence ATGCACCCCAGGAGACTTGCCGCGACGGCGCTTGTGACCACGACGTTCATGACCGCACCGCTTGCGGCGGAAGAGCTGCGCTTCACGCTCTGGACGGGAAATGACGCCCATCTGGCGATTTTCAACAAGATCGCCGAGGGCTTCAGTGAGACCCATCCGGACGTGACGGTCTCGTTCGAGACCATTCCCGCGGCGGATTATACGCAGAAACTGACCTTCCAGCTTGCGGGCGGCAATCCGCCCGACCTGGGCTGGATGTTCGAGGACGTGATCCCCGGTTTCGTCGAGGCGGATGTGGTCGAGGATTTGCGCCCGGCGCTGGAGGCCGCCGAGGGATACGAGCTGGAAGATTTCTCCGAACCAGCGATGGCCCTCTGGAGCGAGGAAGATGCCATTCATGGCGTGCCGTTCTCTACCTCGCCATTCATGATCTATTACAACAAGGACATGTTCGATGCCGCCGGTCTCGAGACGCCGCCCGAGCTGGCCGGGAAGGGCGAATGGGACATGGAGAAATTCCGTGAGGTCGCGGCGACGCTTGCCGAGGCGAATTCCGGTAAATGGGGTTTCGAGTTCAAGGACGGCCAAGGCTATGAATCGCGCATTTTGCACGCGATCATGCCTGCGATCCGGGTTCACGGCGGTTATGCTTGGCGCGATGGGGATTGCGGTTTCGACGAACCGGAAGCCGTCGAGGCGATCACCCAGTTGCATGATATGGTCTTCGAGGACAAATCCATCGTGCCGCCGGGTGAGCAGGGGGATTTCTTTTCGGGCAATTCGGCAATGACCGTGAACCAGATCTCGCGGGCTTCTCTGCTGGCGGATGCTGATTTCGAATGGGGCATTGCGCCATTGCCGACAGGTCCCGCAGGGGCTTCGCCGATCATCGGGCAGGCCGGGATCGTGGTCTTTTCCCAGAGCAAGAAACAGGAACTAGCCAAGGAATTCGTAGCCTATATGACCAATCCCGAAAATTCCGAGATCACGGCGGAATTTTTCCCTCCCGCACGTCATTCGGTGCTGCAAAGCGATACCTTCATCGCCGCCAACGAACTGATCCCCGGAGAGCAAATGACCTATGTCGGCAAGGCGATCGAGGAAGGGAACGTGCTGCCGAGCCATCCGCGCTATGCCCAGATCTACGCCGCGATGAAACCGCGCATGGATGCGCTCTGGCGTGCGGATGCCGATGTCCAGGCTTCGCTTGAAGCGGTTTGCACCGCGATCGAAGACCAATTGTGA
- a CDS encoding SMP-30/gluconolactonase/LRE family protein, protein MTPEIRVLHRGPDMVGEGPIWHPERRELLWVDIPAHMLHRTPLEGGEPRSVTFDIPPAALALDMAGEVIVAAGTGWYRLDDGGGLTVLAAPPGPTGGWRMNDGCTDRDGRLWTGRIEEPRGSGVEGHLYRLDGAGATPVVGGLRTQNGLAVSLDGTTLYLSDSHPEVNVIWAFDLDRATGALSNRRVFHEPRAGRADGAAIDAEDCYWFAEIDAGRLVRLAPDGRVVATVDLPVSRPTKLTFAGPDLRTICVTSMSILPEGSDPAGEPLAGALLAFDVETAGALPTPVTVLPGQG, encoded by the coding sequence TTGACGCCCGAAATCAGGGTGCTTCATCGGGGCCCGGACATGGTGGGGGAAGGGCCGATCTGGCATCCCGAGCGCCGGGAGCTGCTCTGGGTCGATATCCCTGCCCACATGCTGCATCGGACGCCGCTTGAGGGGGGCGAGCCGCGCAGCGTGACCTTTGACATTCCCCCCGCCGCCCTTGCCCTCGACATGGCGGGCGAGGTGATCGTCGCTGCAGGCACGGGTTGGTATCGCCTTGACGACGGCGGCGGGCTGACCGTGCTTGCCGCGCCCCCGGGGCCGACAGGGGGCTGGCGCATGAATGACGGCTGCACTGATCGGGATGGTCGCTTATGGACTGGGCGGATCGAGGAGCCGAGGGGCTCGGGTGTGGAAGGTCACCTCTATCGGCTGGATGGTGCGGGTGCCACGCCCGTGGTTGGCGGGTTGCGGACGCAGAACGGGCTGGCGGTTTCGCTGGACGGGACCACGCTTTACCTTTCGGACAGTCATCCTGAGGTGAATGTCATCTGGGCATTTGATCTTGATCGCGCGACTGGCGCATTGTCGAACCGAAGGGTTTTCCACGAACCCCGGGCGGGTCGCGCCGACGGCGCCGCGATCGATGCGGAGGACTGCTATTGGTTCGCCGAGATCGATGCCGGACGTCTTGTCCGCCTGGCTCCTGATGGGCGGGTGGTCGCCACCGTGGATCTGCCTGTCAGCCGTCCCACGAAGCTGACTTTTGCAGGACCTGACCTGCGCACCATCTGCGTCACCAGCATGTCGATCCTGCCGGAAGGCAGTGATCCGGCAGGGGAGCCCCTCGCCGGTGCGCTATTGGCATTCGATGTCGAAACCGCCGGCGCATTGCCGACGCCTGTCACGGTCCTGCCGGGACAGGGTTGA
- a CDS encoding SDR family NAD(P)-dependent oxidoreductase, translating into MATMPEIGSLQGRRALVTGADQGIGRAIARALHAQGAEVVIHHLEGADHVRNTLPDAETHEADFTLPGSAEALADRVLENGPIDILIANAAIERRGGWQDVTPGTVADHVAANFTSLLVLCQRFLPCMTERGWGRVVAVGSVMAARPRAETIVYASLKSAQLTALRALAREVAGAGVTLNSIAPGAIETERNAARYADPDFTAAVNAKIPAGRPGRPADCVPPVLMLCSEAASYITGAEIPVDGGWTLGDAPGALPEGRR; encoded by the coding sequence ATGGCAACGATGCCTGAGATCGGCTCTCTGCAAGGACGGCGGGCGCTTGTGACCGGGGCGGATCAGGGGATCGGCCGTGCAATTGCCCGGGCGCTGCATGCGCAAGGCGCCGAGGTGGTGATACATCATCTGGAAGGTGCCGATCATGTGCGGAACACGCTGCCGGATGCCGAGACGCATGAAGCCGATTTCACCCTGCCAGGATCGGCAGAGGCGCTGGCCGACCGGGTGCTGGAGAACGGCCCCATCGATATTCTCATCGCCAATGCGGCAATCGAGCGGCGGGGGGGCTGGCAGGATGTCACGCCCGGCACGGTGGCGGATCATGTGGCGGCGAATTTCACTTCGCTGCTCGTACTTTGCCAACGATTCCTGCCATGTATGACGGAACGGGGATGGGGGCGCGTGGTGGCCGTGGGCAGCGTCATGGCGGCGCGGCCCCGGGCCGAGACCATCGTCTATGCTTCGCTCAAATCGGCGCAGCTTACGGCCTTGCGTGCCCTTGCGCGTGAGGTCGCGGGGGCAGGGGTGACGCTGAACTCTATCGCTCCCGGCGCCATAGAGACCGAACGCAATGCCGCGAGATATGCCGATCCCGATTTCACGGCCGCGGTCAACGCCAAGATCCCGGCGGGCAGGCCGGGACGTCCCGCGGATTGTGTGCCGCCGGTACTGATGCTCTGCTCGGAGGCCGCGTCCTATATCACCGGGGCAGAGATCCCGGTCGATGGTGGCTGGACTCTTGGCGACGCGCCTGGTGCTTTGCCGGAAGGCAGGAGATGA
- a CDS encoding FadR/GntR family transcriptional regulator, with amino-acid sequence MPDNVTDKPLFSAKLSTPPRLADAVSEAIATALFDGRITPGDELPSEGEIAREFGVSKPIAREALRQLSGVGLIQTQRGKVARATAITGEPLDRIYGYAVRSSLARLREANEMRHLFETGIARLAAERRAEKGVAEMREAVREMRAGLGKPEIFIEADIAFHLGMAEATGNTMIRMQGEGMRSVQREVSELFSRRSNRSPTDWEATVMRHEDLFAAIRDGDGAKAVEMIDKHYEAADIASFEVAGDMDGNDA; translated from the coding sequence ATGCCTGATAACGTGACTGACAAGCCGCTTTTTTCCGCCAAGCTTTCGACTCCGCCGCGTCTTGCGGACGCAGTTTCCGAGGCGATCGCGACGGCGCTTTTCGATGGGCGGATCACGCCGGGAGACGAGTTGCCGTCAGAAGGCGAGATCGCGCGGGAGTTTGGCGTCAGCAAGCCCATCGCACGCGAGGCGCTGCGTCAGCTTTCGGGTGTTGGCCTGATCCAGACGCAGCGTGGCAAGGTCGCCCGCGCCACGGCGATTACCGGAGAGCCGCTGGACCGTATCTATGGCTATGCAGTCCGGTCGAGCCTGGCGCGGCTGCGCGAAGCCAACGAGATGCGCCATCTTTTCGAGACGGGGATCGCCCGGCTCGCGGCGGAGCGGCGCGCAGAGAAAGGCGTGGCCGAGATGCGCGAAGCGGTGCGGGAAATGCGCGCGGGCCTTGGCAAGCCGGAGATCTTTATCGAGGCTGATATCGCCTTTCACCTGGGCATGGCCGAGGCCACGGGCAACACGATGATCCGGATGCAGGGCGAAGGTATGCGCTCGGTCCAGCGTGAAGTGTCGGAACTGTTTTCGCGGCGCTCGAACCGCAGCCCGACGGATTGGGAGGCGACCGTCATGCGCCATGAAGATCTCTTTGCCGCGATTCGCGATGGCGATGGCGCGAAGGCGGTAGAGATGATCGACAAGCATTATGAGGCTGCCGATATCGCCTCCTTCGAGGTTGCCGGCGACATGGATGGCAACGATGCCTGA
- a CDS encoding mandelate racemase/muconate lactonizing enzyme family protein, translated as MTTGSQPEIRITDVIAHPLTQRLPQPTITSWGSYSEVSIVLVEIRTDAGITGIGETLARFAPRAYAELIETSLKPRLMGQAAQNIAAHWASMRRALSGRTGGMLIEAISGVDIALWDILGKIAGLPIHALLGGVGRERIDVYAAAVNWREDSQMEEELDALIAQGFRQIKVKMARPVKDARRRIELMRQRAGDDIALCVDANWAYDLDEAVQVGQALADCGYVWFEEPLAPENEQGYEELRRRCDVPLAAGESNFTIDQTKRLVTNRTLSILQPDVARAGGITETRRMAELAQAFDLGYAPHIGMSGIVCETASVHLSAAMPAFRIMECEGDRSPFKTELANLAPGCIRQKDGTLDVPQGPGLGLEINWDAVARLRSPE; from the coding sequence ATGACCACCGGCAGCCAACCGGAGATCCGCATCACCGATGTGATCGCCCACCCGCTGACACAGCGGCTACCGCAACCGACCATCACCTCGTGGGGCAGCTATTCCGAAGTTTCGATCGTGCTGGTGGAAATACGCACCGACGCGGGGATCACGGGCATCGGCGAGACATTGGCCCGTTTCGCACCACGCGCCTATGCTGAACTGATAGAGACATCGCTGAAACCCCGACTTATGGGGCAGGCGGCGCAGAATATTGCCGCGCATTGGGCATCCATGCGCCGGGCCCTGTCGGGTCGCACAGGCGGAATGCTGATCGAGGCGATCTCGGGAGTCGATATCGCGCTTTGGGACATCCTAGGCAAGATCGCGGGCCTGCCGATCCACGCATTGCTGGGCGGAGTTGGGCGCGAACGCATCGATGTCTATGCCGCCGCCGTCAACTGGCGCGAAGATTCGCAAATGGAAGAGGAACTCGACGCGCTCATCGCGCAGGGCTTCCGGCAGATCAAGGTCAAGATGGCCCGCCCGGTCAAGGATGCCCGCCGCCGGATCGAACTCATGCGACAGCGGGCCGGCGACGATATCGCGCTCTGCGTCGATGCGAATTGGGCCTATGACCTCGACGAGGCGGTTCAGGTCGGCCAAGCTCTCGCGGATTGCGGTTACGTCTGGTTCGAAGAGCCGCTCGCCCCCGAGAACGAGCAGGGCTACGAGGAATTGCGCCGCCGCTGCGACGTGCCGCTCGCCGCCGGAGAAAGCAATTTCACGATCGATCAGACGAAACGGCTGGTCACGAACCGCACGCTGTCCATCCTGCAACCCGACGTGGCCCGCGCCGGGGGCATCACCGAGACCCGGCGGATGGCCGAACTCGCACAGGCCTTCGATCTTGGCTATGCCCCGCATATCGGTATGTCCGGCATCGTCTGCGAGACCGCTTCGGTACATCTTTCCGCCGCCATGCCCGCCTTTCGCATCATGGAATGCGAAGGCGACCGCAGCCCGTTCAAGACCGAACTGGCCAATCTCGCCCCCGGCTGCATCCGGCAAAAGGATGGCACGCTCGATGTCCCGCAAGGCCCCGGCCTGGGGCTCGAAATCAACTGGGACGCGGTCGCCCGCCTGCGCAGCCCTGAATGA
- a CDS encoding DUF6772 family protein has product METHMLNAPPTDDLEAVLLRAMRLSNPELSRFEPLRRIISHDDFSRGHCGWSQLVGNYEDTLDSMLPGYAQHTSAMLSTLGHWDAGSHGGVDSSYALKIATRPRPGAQNVAIKRLAMRERGPIRFEAYVTFKPEATELKLGDTDVRSFGFLFDLQGGDRDHGVERVMPHMRFLNAGNGEHVQKWQFKSQISEMRKLGDTDKTATHYHLAPDGWEDLPNGDQRLCYNEIATKVNWNYIRFDFDLADMRATSFRCNDREFDISGFEPMRIPAMKNLWCMLNFCLFAETDVAKRAFLYVDSVCISGDF; this is encoded by the coding sequence ATGGAGACGCATATGCTGAACGCCCCGCCAACCGACGATCTCGAAGCCGTCCTGCTCAGGGCTATGCGCCTGTCCAACCCGGAGCTCAGCCGGTTCGAGCCGCTGCGGCGCATCATCAGTCATGACGATTTCTCGCGGGGGCATTGTGGCTGGTCGCAACTGGTAGGCAATTACGAGGACACATTGGACAGCATGCTTCCGGGCTATGCACAGCACACCTCAGCGATGCTTTCGACATTGGGCCATTGGGACGCGGGCTCGCATGGCGGAGTCGACAGTTCCTATGCGCTGAAGATCGCCACCCGTCCCCGCCCCGGCGCGCAGAACGTGGCAATCAAGCGGCTGGCCATGCGCGAACGCGGACCGATCCGTTTCGAGGCCTATGTCACCTTCAAGCCCGAGGCGACAGAACTGAAACTGGGCGATACCGATGTGCGATCCTTCGGTTTCCTCTTCGACCTTCAGGGCGGCGACCGCGACCATGGGGTCGAGCGGGTCATGCCGCATATGCGCTTTCTCAATGCCGGAAACGGCGAGCATGTGCAGAAATGGCAGTTCAAGTCGCAGATCTCGGAGATGCGCAAGCTGGGCGACACCGATAAGACGGCGACACATTACCACCTTGCGCCAGACGGATGGGAAGACCTGCCGAACGGCGATCAACGCCTTTGCTACAACGAGATCGCGACCAAGGTGAACTGGAACTACATCCGTTTCGATTTCGACCTCGCCGATATGCGGGCGACAAGCTTTCGCTGCAATGACCGTGAATTCGACATCTCGGGCTTCGAGCCGATGCGCATCCCCGCCATGAAGAACCTGTGGTGCATGCTAAATTTCTGTCTTTTCGCCGAGACGGATGTCGCCAAGCGCGCCTTTCTCTATGTCGATTCAGTTTGCATTTCGGGGGATTTCTGA
- a CDS encoding ATP-binding cassette domain-containing protein, translated as MAVELPEGKILAFCGPNGSGKSTMLRVMRGAAWRRFRHGRDRGKLVAS; from the coding sequence ATGGCAGTGGAACTGCCCGAGGGCAAGATCCTTGCCTTCTGCGGTCCCAATGGCAGCGGAAAATCGACGATGCTTCGCGTGATGCGGGGGGCTGCATGGCGTCGGTTTCGGCATGGCAGAGATCGAGGTAAACTTGTCGCCTCCTGA
- a CDS encoding LysR substrate-binding domain-containing protein, which produces MNGEEPDRRKVTLRELEVLQALIQTGTSISAARELGITQSAVSRRLAQLEMRLGYPLFGREGGRLVPLVEALTISEQLAPIFAALERITVPRSAEQSYQGHLRIAAPPTIAHRFLPGRIADFCKRHPQVAVNFEVLASDSLITSIAECRNDVGLTDTIPAHDGIRCEPLLKTRTVCILPAEHRLAAQTVIRPEDLEGEAFIGIARRHSNRVAVDKVFERAGVSPQVRAEAATSVSIVELVRAGLGVSLVNPFPIVHQLGAGVVARAFEPEIANTTQFLLSSSQAPTAVTRAFIEAMKAEIETTAYQV; this is translated from the coding sequence ATGAATGGCGAAGAACCAGATCGGCGCAAGGTTACGCTGCGCGAGTTGGAGGTGCTGCAGGCGCTGATCCAGACCGGCACATCAATCAGCGCGGCGCGGGAGCTCGGGATTACCCAATCAGCGGTGAGCCGACGTTTGGCACAGCTGGAAATGCGCCTTGGCTATCCACTTTTCGGTCGCGAGGGCGGGCGGTTGGTGCCGTTGGTAGAGGCGCTGACCATCAGTGAACAACTAGCGCCCATATTCGCCGCGCTGGAGCGCATCACGGTGCCTCGCAGCGCAGAGCAAAGCTATCAGGGCCACCTTCGGATTGCCGCGCCGCCAACTATTGCCCACCGGTTCCTGCCCGGACGGATCGCCGATTTTTGCAAGCGGCATCCGCAAGTTGCGGTCAATTTCGAAGTGCTGGCCAGCGATAGCCTGATCACCAGCATCGCCGAATGCCGCAATGATGTTGGGCTGACCGATACGATCCCCGCGCATGACGGCATTCGATGCGAACCTTTGCTGAAGACGCGTACGGTCTGTATCCTGCCGGCAGAGCATCGATTGGCAGCGCAGACGGTGATCCGACCGGAGGACCTGGAAGGCGAGGCCTTTATCGGCATCGCCCGTCGGCATTCCAACCGGGTGGCCGTGGACAAGGTTTTCGAGCGGGCGGGCGTAAGCCCGCAGGTGCGGGCAGAGGCGGCGACATCGGTATCGATTGTCGAATTGGTGCGAGCCGGGCTGGGGGTGTCGCTGGTCAACCCGTTTCCGATCGTGCACCAGTTGGGGGCCGGGGTGGTGGCTCGCGCTTTCGAGCCCGAGATTGCCAACACCACGCAGTTTCTGCTGTCTTCAAGTCAGGCACCTACGGCGGTGACACGGGCCTTTATCGAGGCAATGAAGGCAGAAATTGAAACGACGGCTTATCAGGTGTGA